One genomic region from Cellulomonas fengjieae encodes:
- a CDS encoding glycosyltransferase, producing the protein MPRPDDAPAAVGTRPLASHVKLYHQARTAHLERATGSPHVTVLYARRRYDFDESTAAGVDARQASDREAARLLAGAPPQVLELTEPAYLPGVRRAALALAAVEVRSLGRRGVRPRVVCYAIANSDPRREWQAHGLRGRAGRALSIGLSRWVHSRVDRIAFGTSAAEDLYGDLYRRTPRRQRRMLVPALPAACTCAQGEPPRPLSLLFLGAFATRKGFVELLEAWPAVSSAVPGATLTLVGMGELAAQARELAAADDHVELVEDPPRPTIHAVLRRSSVLVLPSRPSATWREQVGLPIVEGLQHGCTVVTSEQTGLAEWLLAHGHHVAPSSTGAAGLAAALGAALLRPRDREAVLADLPDRDGRSAAEEWMFGP; encoded by the coding sequence TTGCCACGTCCTGACGACGCCCCGGCGGCGGTCGGCACCCGTCCCCTCGCGTCGCACGTCAAGCTCTACCACCAGGCCCGGACGGCTCATCTCGAGCGCGCGACCGGGAGCCCGCACGTCACGGTGCTCTACGCCCGCCGCCGCTACGACTTCGACGAGTCGACGGCAGCGGGCGTGGACGCCCGCCAGGCCTCCGACCGCGAGGCCGCCCGACTGCTGGCCGGTGCTCCCCCGCAGGTCCTGGAGCTCACCGAGCCGGCGTACCTCCCGGGCGTCCGCCGGGCAGCGCTTGCGCTGGCCGCCGTGGAGGTGCGGAGCCTGGGGCGCCGCGGCGTGCGCCCCCGTGTCGTCTGCTACGCGATCGCCAACAGCGACCCGCGCCGCGAGTGGCAGGCGCACGGGTTGCGCGGCCGCGCCGGCCGCGCCCTGAGCATCGGCCTGTCGCGCTGGGTGCACTCCCGGGTGGACCGGATCGCCTTCGGCACCTCGGCGGCCGAGGACCTGTACGGCGACCTGTACCGGCGCACGCCGCGCCGGCAGCGTCGGATGCTGGTGCCCGCGCTCCCCGCGGCCTGCACCTGCGCGCAGGGCGAGCCGCCCCGCCCGCTGTCGCTGCTGTTCCTGGGCGCGTTCGCCACGCGCAAGGGATTCGTCGAGCTGCTCGAGGCCTGGCCCGCCGTCTCGTCCGCAGTACCCGGCGCCACGCTCACCCTCGTCGGGATGGGTGAGCTTGCCGCGCAGGCGCGCGAGCTCGCGGCCGCCGACGACCACGTCGAGCTGGTCGAGGACCCCCCGCGACCCACCATCCACGCCGTCCTGCGACGGTCGTCGGTCCTCGTCCTGCCGTCCCGCCCGTCGGCGACCTGGCGGGAGCAGGTCGGTCTGCCGATCGTGGAGGGCCTGCAGCACGGGTGCACGGTGGTCACCTCCGAGCAGACCGGCCTCGCCGAGTGGCTCCTCGCGCACGGGCACCACGTCGCCCCCAGCAGCACGGGCGCCGCCGGGCTGGCCGCCGCGCTCGGCGCCGCCCTCCTGCGGCCGCGTGACCGCGAGGCGGTGCTGGCCGACCTGCCCGACCGCGACGGCCGCTCGGCCGCCGAGGAGTGGATGTTCGGGCCGTGA